Proteins encoded by one window of Maniola hyperantus chromosome 10, iAphHyp1.2, whole genome shotgun sequence:
- the LOC138402862 gene encoding uncharacterized protein, whose product MAPRRNYTKEQMAKAIEEVNRGEKVAVAALKYGVPRITLHNKITGKSPRDCNFGPATILSQEEENALVQWVLHMTERHLPVTKDHLLDSVQKIIVEKNLDTCPFTNNRPGKKWFASFLRRHPELKERIAQNLSRARENVTKEELRQWFDVNRKYLECRRLNEALTDPNRVFNTDESAFFLQPKAGRVLVRKGYKNVHNTCGDRNENLTVLMTANAAGILAPPMLIYPYERIPQHIANSVNKDWGIGKSDSGWMCSKTFFEYVVNVFNPWLKKMNIPKPIIFFLDGHRSHLTLHLTELCKNIGIEIIALHPNSTHLLQPMDVAVFRPLKVFWKNEVSKWKTENPGSKFTNEHFAPALEAALENVNKETIKNGFRKSGIHPFSVEYVDMTKISSCNLTFVNTGTETEN is encoded by the coding sequence ATGGCACCAAGAAGAAATTATACGAAAGAGCAGATGGCCAAAGCCATTGAAGAAGTAAACCGAGGTGAAAAAGTTGCAGTTGCTGCCTTAAAATATGGTGTTCCTAGGATAACTCTTCACAATAAAATTACCGGAAAATCTCCCAGAGACTGTAATTTTGGTCCTGCTACAATTTTATCACAAGAAGAGGAAAATGCACTAGTACAATGGGTGCTACATATGACAGAAAGACATTTACCAGTGACTAAAGATCACTTATTAGATAGTgttcaaaaaataattgttgAGAAGAACTTGGACACTTGTCCGTTTACCAACAATAGGCCAGGAAAAAAGTGGTTCGCTTCATTCTTGAGACGCCATCCCGAACTTAAAGAACGTATAGCACAAAATTTAAGCAGGGCCAGGGAAAATGTAACAAAAGAAGAGCTCAGGCAATGGTTTGATGTAAACCGAAAATATTTAGAATGTCGAAGACTAAATGAAGCGTTAACTGACCCTAATCGTGTCTTCAATACAGACGAAAGCGCTTTCTTCTTACAGCCAAAAGCTGGTCGAGTTCTAGTCCGTAAAGGTTACAAGAATGTTCATAATACATGTGGTGATAGAAACGAAAACTTAACAGTTTTGATGACAGCCAACGCAGCAGGAATTTTGGCACCACCTATGCTCATTTATCCTTATGAAAGAATACCACAACATATTGCTAATAGTGTGAATAAAGACTGGGGTATCGGAAAATCTGATTCGGGCTGGATGTGTAGTAAAACATTTTTCGAGTATGTAGTGAATGTTTTTAACCCCTGGCTTAAGAAAATGAATATTCCAAAACCAATTATCTTTTTCCTTGATGGTCACCGATCACATTTGACTCTTCACTTAACAGAACTTTGCaaaaatattggtattgaaatcATTGCACTCCATCCAAACTCCACCCACTTATTACAACCTATGGACGTTGCAGTATTCAGACCCCTGAAAGTGTTTTGGAAAAATGAGGTTAGCAAGTGGAAGACAGAAAATCCTGGTAGTAAATTTACGAATGAGCATTTCGCTCCGGCTTTAGAAGCTGCATTAGAAAACGTCAACAAGGAAACTATAAAGAATGGGTTTCGAAAAAGCGGAATTCACCCATTTAGTGTAGAATATGTCGATATGACAAAAATCAGCTCATGTAACCTTACTTTTGTTAATACCGGTACGGAGACTGAAaattaa